A single window of Acidimicrobiales bacterium DNA harbors:
- a CDS encoding type II secretion system F family protein, whose amino-acid sequence MRRLIAALFVAALSLGAVAAPASAADRLVIRKLDFSHFPKVTISAQVSGATPDPNSFALRENGKIVNSIEVVPLGKTDTPVGIALVIDISGSMRQGSKLVAAKEAAKQFVSQKLENDQIAIVAFNQTAQVVSGFTADQALLNHAIDGLNATGETALFDGVRSAATLFGDRPDLQANIVVLSDGADTASQNNVDAAEASVLTAKASLFAVGLLGGEFDAASLRRLSSASGGTYTETTDPESLKSVYQTVQRDIQNQFEISYTSSASGSVKISLAAGGVLAFAGPVNAGSVAEGVSASPQVVDSSPFAGALGNSASLVGIAVVAFLAVALVVVGVVALTRTGIPGLATRLQPYGPEGGTAFETQAGSEIDLAQTRLVQRAVAATARLAKGGNVLETLEKKLDQADLPVRPAEALFFYVVGLFALVLATLLLSGLFFAILALIVFGLSPFAVLNVLGRRRQRRFASQLPDVLRLLASSLRAGFSLLQAADATADQMDGPMAKELHRVLVEARLGRPLEQAMEDSAKRVQVPDYDWVVMAIGIQREVGGNLAELLSTVADTMVARERLRQEVKTLTAEGRLSAMVLAALPVLIGAAVYVLNPSYLDPILHRTGGQIMILGAIAAGIAGFVWMRKIIDIPA is encoded by the coding sequence CGCGGACAGGCTCGTCATTCGCAAGCTCGACTTCTCGCACTTCCCGAAGGTCACGATCTCCGCCCAGGTCAGCGGTGCCACCCCCGACCCGAACTCCTTCGCGCTTCGCGAGAACGGCAAGATCGTCAACTCGATCGAGGTCGTGCCACTCGGAAAGACGGACACCCCGGTCGGGATCGCGCTGGTGATCGACATCTCCGGGTCGATGCGGCAGGGCTCGAAGCTGGTGGCGGCCAAGGAGGCGGCCAAGCAGTTCGTGTCCCAGAAGCTCGAGAACGATCAGATCGCCATCGTGGCGTTCAACCAGACGGCGCAGGTCGTCTCGGGGTTCACCGCCGATCAGGCCCTCCTCAACCACGCCATCGACGGACTCAACGCCACCGGCGAGACCGCCCTCTTCGACGGCGTCCGGAGCGCGGCCACGCTCTTCGGAGACCGACCGGACCTCCAGGCCAACATCGTGGTGCTGTCGGACGGCGCAGACACGGCGTCCCAGAACAACGTCGACGCGGCGGAAGCGTCGGTGCTGACCGCCAAGGCGTCTCTCTTCGCAGTAGGTCTCCTCGGTGGTGAGTTCGACGCCGCCTCCCTGCGCAGGCTGTCATCGGCCAGCGGCGGGACCTACACGGAGACGACCGACCCCGAGTCGCTGAAGAGCGTCTACCAGACGGTCCAGCGCGACATCCAGAACCAGTTCGAGATCTCGTACACGTCGTCGGCCTCGGGCAGTGTCAAGATCAGCCTGGCCGCGGGCGGCGTCCTCGCCTTCGCCGGGCCTGTCAACGCCGGCTCGGTGGCCGAGGGCGTGAGCGCCTCGCCCCAGGTGGTCGACTCGTCGCCGTTCGCCGGTGCCCTCGGCAACTCGGCGTCCCTCGTCGGAATCGCCGTCGTGGCCTTCCTCGCCGTCGCACTCGTGGTCGTCGGCGTCGTCGCCCTCACGCGGACAGGAATCCCCGGGCTGGCGACCAGGCTCCAGCCCTACGGCCCCGAGGGCGGCACGGCGTTCGAGACCCAGGCCGGCAGCGAGATCGACCTGGCGCAGACCCGTCTGGTGCAGCGGGCGGTGGCGGCCACGGCCCGCCTGGCGAAGGGCGGGAACGTCCTCGAGACGCTCGAGAAGAAGCTCGACCAGGCGGACCTCCCGGTCCGACCGGCTGAAGCCCTGTTCTTCTACGTCGTGGGGCTGTTCGCCCTGGTCTTGGCCACGCTGCTGCTCTCGGGTCTGTTCTTCGCCATCCTGGCCCTGATCGTGTTCGGGCTCTCGCCCTTCGCCGTCCTGAACGTGCTCGGGCGCCGCCGGCAACGGCGATTCGCGTCGCAGCTCCCCGACGTCCTGCGCCTGCTGGCCAGCTCGCTGCGGGCCGGGTTCTCGCTCCTCCAGGCCGCCGACGCCACCGCCGACCAGATGGACGGCCCGATGGCCAAGGAGCTCCACCGGGTCCTCGTCGAGGCTCGTCTCGGCCGTCCGCTCGAGCAGGCCATGGAGGACTCGGCCAAGCGGGTGCAGGTGCCCGACTACGACTGGGTCGTGATGGCGATCGGGATCCAGCGTGAGGTCGGTGGCAACCTGGCCGAGCTGCTGTCCACCGTCGCCGACACCATGGTCGCCCGAGAGCGGCTCCGCCAGGAGGTCAAGACCCTGACCGCAGAAGGTCGCCTGAGCGCCATGGTCCTGGCTGCGCTGCCGGTCCTCATCGGCGCCGCCGTCTACGTCCTCAACCCCAGCTACCTCGACCCCATCCTCCACCGCACCGGTGGCCAGATCATGATCCTCGGCGCCATCGCCGCCGGCATCGCCGGGTTCGTGTGGATGCGCAAGATCATCGACATTCCTGCCTGA
- a CDS encoding type II secretion system F family protein, whose translation MLLLAIAAVFGAVVLVALAATSQLESRAAVRSSLRQIGDYEVASVRAEELSRSIGARLGAPAAQRLVGLGRRFTPAGYAAQSADKLTQAGKARSDDLDRFLAIRVVTIALVPVVVLLAFLLLDVGNRLKWSIALFGAMLLVLGPDAQLNRKVEERRYAIQLQLPDVLDLLTISVEAGLGFEQALDRTVSSVPGALAEEFGRMLGEVRAGSSRADALRAFEQRTGVPEVKSFVLALLQADAFGVSIGRVLRLQADEMRVRRRQLAEEMAQKAPVKMLFPMVFCIFPALFVVVLGPAFITTLEGLRNS comes from the coding sequence ATGCTGCTCCTCGCCATCGCCGCCGTCTTCGGAGCTGTCGTCCTCGTCGCCTTGGCGGCCACCTCCCAGCTCGAGTCGAGGGCCGCCGTGCGGTCCTCGCTGCGCCAGATCGGCGACTACGAGGTGGCCTCGGTACGAGCCGAGGAGCTGAGCCGCTCGATCGGCGCGCGCCTCGGCGCGCCGGCGGCCCAGCGCCTCGTCGGCCTCGGGCGCCGGTTCACGCCCGCCGGCTACGCCGCCCAGTCGGCCGACAAGCTCACCCAGGCGGGCAAGGCGAGATCCGACGACCTCGATCGCTTCCTGGCCATCCGTGTCGTCACCATCGCCCTCGTCCCCGTCGTGGTCCTTCTGGCATTTCTCCTGCTCGACGTGGGGAACCGGCTGAAATGGTCAATCGCACTGTTCGGCGCCATGCTGCTGGTCCTCGGGCCGGACGCCCAGCTCAACCGGAAGGTCGAGGAGCGCCGCTACGCGATCCAGCTCCAGCTCCCCGACGTGCTCGACCTCCTCACCATCAGCGTGGAGGCGGGCCTCGGCTTCGAGCAGGCCTTGGACCGCACCGTGAGCTCCGTGCCCGGCGCGCTGGCCGAGGAGTTCGGCCGCATGCTTGGCGAGGTGCGAGCCGGTTCGAGCAGAGCCGATGCCCTCCGTGCGTTCGAGCAACGGACCGGCGTGCCCGAGGTGAAGTCGTTCGTGCTGGCGCTGCTCCAGGCTGACGCTTTCGGTGTGTCCATCGGCCGGGTGCTGCGCCTCCAGGCCGACGAGATGCGGGTGCGCCGGCGCCAGCTGGCCGAGGAGATGGCGCAGAAGGCACCGGTCAAGATGCTCTTCCCGATGGTCTTCTGCATCTTCCCGGCGCTGTTCGTCGTCGTGCTCGGTCCTGCCTTCATCACGACCCTCGAGGGCCTCCGGAACTCGTGA
- a CDS encoding Flp family type IVb pilin: protein MDTLTACWTYCQTVIRSRVRDERGASLVEYALLLALIAVVCIGAITLIGKGANNSLSSTGSALQ, encoded by the coding sequence ATGGACACCCTGACCGCCTGCTGGACCTACTGCCAGACCGTGATCCGCTCGCGCGTACGCGACGAGCGGGGCGCCAGCCTCGTGGAGTACGCCCTGCTGCTGGCCCTCATCGCCGTCGTCTGCATCGGCGCCATCACCCTCATCGGCAAGGGCGCCAACAACAGCCTGAGCTCGACGGGCAGCGCGCTCCAGTAA
- a CDS encoding Flp family type IVb pilin: MDLVNICWAYCQTVVRKHIKDERGASLVEYALLLALIAVVCIGAITLIGKGANNKLSSVGSAIQ, from the coding sequence ATGGATCTCGTCAACATCTGCTGGGCCTACTGCCAGACCGTCGTTCGCAAGCACATCAAGGATGAGCGTGGCGCCAGCCTCGTCGAGTACGCGCTGCTTCTCGCGCTCATCGCCGTCGTCTGCATCGGTGCCATCACCCTGATCGGCAAGGGCGCCAACAACAAGCTCAGCTCGGTCGGCAGCGCCATCCAGTAG